Part of the Streptomyces europaeiscabiei genome is shown below.
CGGCGGAGGCGACCCTCGCCGGGGACGCCGAAACGATCACCGACATCAACACCCGTTTCCACGACCGCGTCCTCGCCATGGCCGGCAACAGCCTGCTCATCTCGGTCATGGAGCCGGTCGACGGCCGCCTGCGCTGGCTGACCCGTCAGAACACCGAGTGGCCCCAACTGCTCACCGAACACCGCGAGTTGTACGACGCCATCGCCTCGGGCGACCCCGACCGCGCCCGCGCCCACGCCCTCACCCACGTCCGGACCAACTACCGGTCGACGGTGCGGCACCTGTTCGGCGAGGAGGGCGGCATCGGCACGGACGGCACACCGCAGGCCCGGTGAACCGCGAGCCCCGGCACACCATGTGTGCCGGGGCGGGCCGGGGCACCCGTCGAACGCCGTCGGCCGGCTCCCCTCAGGACCGGTCCTCGCGTCCTCACGGCCTCAGCCCTTGGCGTACTTGTCCGTCGCCGCCACCAGCGCCGCCGCCATGTCAGGCGCGCCCGCGCTGTGTCCCACGTCGTCGATGACGATCAGCTCGCTGCCGGGCCAGGCGTGGTGGAGGCGCCAGACGATGCCGAGGAGATTGCCGGGGTCGAGGCTGCCCTGGACGAGGGTGCCCGGGATGCCCTTGAGCAGGTGCGCGTCACGCAGCACCACACCGTCGCCGCCCCCGTCGAGGAAGTGGCCGTTGCCCCAGTAGTGGGTGACGGTGCGGGCGAAGGCGTAGCGGAACACCGGGTCCTCGTAGCGCGGCACGGAGCGGGGCGGCAGCGCGGCGATGGCCGTCTCCCAGTCGGTCCAGGCCCGCGCAGCCCGCGCCCGCACCGCCTCGTCGGGCGACTCGAGCAGCCGGTTGTACGCGGCAGCCGGGTTCCCGTCCCGCTCGTCCTCGGGCAGCTCGGCCAGGAACCGTTCGAAGGCCTCCGGGAAGAACTGTCCGAGTCCCCGGGTCAGCAGGGCGACTTCGGCGTCCGACCCCGTGGCGACCCCTGTGAGGACCATCTCGGTCACGGCCTGCGGATGCGTCTGCGCGTAGCGCAGGCCGAGCGCCGACCCCCACGACACACCCCACACCAGCCACCGCCCGATCCCGAGATGCCGTCGCAGCAGCTCCAGGTCGGCGATCAGATGATCCGTCGTGTTGACGCTCATGTCGGTCTCGTACGCGCTCGCGAGCGGCGTCGAACGCCCGCAGCCACGCTGGTCGAGCAGCACGATCCGGTACGCCTCGGGGTCGAAGAGCCGCGGGAACCAGGCGTTGGCCCGGGACCCCGGCCCGCCGTGCAGCACGACCGCGGGCTTGCCCCGTGGATTGCCGTAGACCTCCCAGTACAAGCGGTTGCCGTCCCCGACGTCGAGCATGCCGTGGTCGTACGGTTCGATCTCCGGGTAGAGGGGCATTGCGCGACCCTAACCGGCGTACGACGGCGTCGGCAGCCGGTTTTCCGCCGGACCCGACACCCCGGACCGCCCCCGTGCACCCGGGCCGCCTCGACTACGAAGTGACGCTCAGCCCCGCGGACTTCGCCGCCGTACGCAGGACCTCGCACAGCATGGCGGGGGTCAGCCGGCCGGTGAAGGTGTTGCGCTGACTCACATGGAAGCAGCCGAAGAGGTCGAGCCCGTCGAGCGGTACGTGGGTGCCGTGGCCGAAGACGGGTCGCGGCCGGGGCACGTCCCAGCCGGCCTCGGCGAGCGCGGGCAGCGCGGCCTGCCAGCCGAAGGCGCCGAGCACGACCACGGCCCGCAGTTTCGGCCGCAGCAGCTCCAACTCCCGGACCAGCCACGGCCGGCACGTGTTCCGTTCCTCGGGCGTCGGCTTGTTGGCGGGCGGCGCGCAGTGCACGGGTGAGGTGATCCGTACGCCGTACAGCTCCAGACCGTCGTCCACGCCCACCGCCGTGCCGCGCGAGGCCAGGCCCACGTCGTGCAGGGCCGCGTACAGCACGTCCCCCGAGCGGTCGCCGGTGAACATCCGCCCCGTCCGGTTCGCCCCGTGCGCGGCGGGCGCGAGCCCGACGATCAGCAGCGCGGCGTCGGGCGGCCCGAAGCCCGGCACCGGCCGCCCCCAGTACTCCTGGCCGGCGAACGCGGCCCGCTTCGTACGCGCCACCTCTTCCCGCCACTCGACCAGCCGGGGACAGGCCCGGCACCCGCTGATCCGCGCGTCGAGCTCGGCCAGCCCGGTGCCCCCACCGCCACCGCCGCCGCCTCCGCCTCCGCTGTCGCTGTGGCCGTACCTGTCACCACCGCTGCCGCCGCCCATGTCTCCACGGTACGTCCGGTGATCGCCTCCCCCGCGCGGCCGGCCGGGAAGCTAAGGTCGAGGTATGGCTTCTGAAGGTACGCAGGAGCGGACGAGCGGTCCGGACACCACCGACCGGGGTACCGACGGGTCGGCGGCGTCCGCAGCCGCGGACGCCGCCCGCCCGGCGAGCGGCGAGAGTGTGCGCGTCGACAGCTGGATCTGGTCCGTCCGCCTGGTCAAGACCCGCTCGATGGGCGCCACCGCCTGCCGGGGCGGCCACGTCCGCGTCAACGGTGAACGCGTCAAGCCCGCCCACGCGCTGCGCGTCGGCGACGAGGTGCGGCTGCGCCAGGCCGGGGGCCACGAGCGGATCGTCGTCGTCAGGCGTCTGATCCGCAAGCGGGTCGGCGCGCCCGTCGCCGCCGAGTGCTATGTCGACAACTCCCCGCCGCCCCCGCCCCGTGAGGCCATCGCCCCCGCAGGCATCCGCGACCGAGGCACCGGCCGCCCCACCAAACGCGACCGCCGCGACCTGGAACGCCTCCAGGGCCTGGCCGAGGCCGCCAACGCCGAGCGCCACCGCCGCCCCACCTAGGCAGCCGCGGGCACCCCGCTAACGCCGGTGAGCACGGTGAACACACCCCACACCGGCGCCGCACCCTGCCATGGATATCGCCGAGGGGCTTCCCGGAGGTCACCGGAAAGCTCCTCGGCGATACCCGCCGCGCGGGCGGGGCCGCAACGGTCACGCCGCTCGTCGCGCCCATCGCACCCACTGCGTCGGGCCTGCCACGTCCCGGCGTCGCACCCAGGCGATCAGGGCGAGCGGAACGATCAGGATGAGCGGTGTCGCCGCGTACTCCCCGTCGAAGGCGGTGATCTGCGTGATGAACGCCCCCACCATCAGCGCGCTCAGCGACACCGCCGCGACCGAGGCCAGTGCGGGAATCAACAGCCCTATGGCACCCGCCAGTTCGAGCGCGCCGATGGTGTACATCCCCGCGCCGCCCCAGCCGAGCGTGTCGAAGGACTCGACGGCCGACGGGTGCGCGATCAGCTTGGGCAGTGCGCTCGCGAACGCGTAGAACAGCGCGAGCGCGATCTGCAGCGCACGCAGCGAGATCCGTGCGCCCTTGCTGCGTGCGGTGCCTGTCGTGCCGGCGGCGGAAGCGGTGGTCTCGGGCATGGGATCTCCTGTGTGAAGCGGTTCCGTATCGCTGTCACAGAGGTAGACCGGGTCCCTCCCCCGAACTCATCGCTGCCCGCCGGGATTTCGGGCCGAGATCACTCCCCCTCCCCTCCCCCCTCATCCGGCGGGCACCGTCGGCACCACCTTCACCCACACCCGGTCCTCCGTCAGATATCGCTCGACCTCGAGCCCCGCCTCCCCCAACGCCTCCTCGAACTGTTCCTTGGTCAACGGTCGTGCCCGGAACGTCTGGGTCCACTCGCCGTCCGGGAAGACGTACTCCACGAACACCGAGTCGACCCCGTCCCCGACCGGTTCGGCCGAGGCTATGCGGACGGTGAAGCCTCGGGGGTCGACCCGCTCCCGGGGAACGTTCGTGTGGTAGTCCTCCCCCTCGCGCTGGATCAGTACGAAGCCGTCGTCCGCGACATGCCGCAGACAGGTCGCGAGCATCCCGCGCCGCACCTCGGGGTCCCCGGTGTGGACAAGGAACGACGCGAGCAGCACCACGTCGAACTTCTCACCCAGGTCGAGACTTTCGATCGGACCGCATATCGTGCGGGCCCCGCGCACCCGCTCCAGCATCTCCGCCGACTCGTCGACAGCCGTGACGGTGAACCCCCGCTCGATCAGGGGGTGGGTCATACGGCCCACGCCGCTGCCCAGTTCGAGAATGCGCGCGCCCGCGGGCGCGACGCCGGCGATGACCTCCGGCTCGTCGCCCACCGGCAGCCGCGTGTACAACTCGACCGCGCAGCCGTCCGGGGTGATCGCGCCGGGTCCGGTCCCCTCGTATCCCTCACGCATCTGAATGCTCATATCCGTCCAACGGCCGGGCGGACACGGGCCGTTCCTGTCACACCGCACCCGATGGGGTGAACATGGGTGCACTGCGTCGATCGTGCCGATCGCGCCTCACCAGGCGAACCAGCCGTGCCCGCTGTACCAGTGCCCGCCCGCCCGCAGATGATCGGCCACGGCCCGTTCGAGACCCGTCCGGCGCGGCAGGGTCTCCACCGGCAGGTCCGGGTCCCCGAAGACGAAGCGGATCGGTAGGTCGTCCTCGGGTTCGCTGTTGCCGCAGGCGATCCGGAACCGCTCCTGGAACCGGACGATGTTGGCGTCCGTCGGCAGATACCGCTTCAGCTGCGGGTCGAGGAGC
Proteins encoded:
- the pip gene encoding prolyl aminopeptidase is translated as MPLYPEIEPYDHGMLDVGDGNRLYWEVYGNPRGKPAVVLHGGPGSRANAWFPRLFDPEAYRIVLLDQRGCGRSTPLASAYETDMSVNTTDHLIADLELLRRHLGIGRWLVWGVSWGSALGLRYAQTHPQAVTEMVLTGVATGSDAEVALLTRGLGQFFPEAFERFLAELPEDERDGNPAAAYNRLLESPDEAVRARAARAWTDWETAIAALPPRSVPRYEDPVFRYAFARTVTHYWGNGHFLDGGGDGVVLRDAHLLKGIPGTLVQGSLDPGNLLGIVWRLHHAWPGSELIVIDDVGHSAGAPDMAAALVAATDKYAKG
- a CDS encoding uracil-DNA glycosylase, which translates into the protein MGGGSGGDRYGHSDSGGGGGGGGGGGTGLAELDARISGCRACPRLVEWREEVARTKRAAFAGQEYWGRPVPGFGPPDAALLIVGLAPAAHGANRTGRMFTGDRSGDVLYAALHDVGLASRGTAVGVDDGLELYGVRITSPVHCAPPANKPTPEERNTCRPWLVRELELLRPKLRAVVVLGAFGWQAALPALAEAGWDVPRPRPVFGHGTHVPLDGLDLFGCFHVSQRNTFTGRLTPAMLCEVLRTAAKSAGLSVTS
- a CDS encoding RNA-binding S4 domain-containing protein; its protein translation is MASEGTQERTSGPDTTDRGTDGSAASAAADAARPASGESVRVDSWIWSVRLVKTRSMGATACRGGHVRVNGERVKPAHALRVGDEVRLRQAGGHERIVVVRRLIRKRVGAPVAAECYVDNSPPPPPREAIAPAGIRDRGTGRPTKRDRRDLERLQGLAEAANAERHRRPT
- a CDS encoding DoxX family protein; this encodes MPETTASAAGTTGTARSKGARISLRALQIALALFYAFASALPKLIAHPSAVESFDTLGWGGAGMYTIGALELAGAIGLLIPALASVAAVSLSALMVGAFITQITAFDGEYAATPLILIVPLALIAWVRRRDVAGPTQWVRWARRAA
- a CDS encoding class I SAM-dependent methyltransferase; amino-acid sequence: MSIQMREGYEGTGPGAITPDGCAVELYTRLPVGDEPEVIAGVAPAGARILELGSGVGRMTHPLIERGFTVTAVDESAEMLERVRGARTICGPIESLDLGEKFDVVLLASFLVHTGDPEVRRGMLATCLRHVADDGFVLIQREGEDYHTNVPRERVDPRGFTVRIASAEPVGDGVDSVFVEYVFPDGEWTQTFRARPLTKEQFEEALGEAGLEVERYLTEDRVWVKVVPTVPAG